The following proteins are encoded in a genomic region of Aquella oligotrophica:
- the rmuC gene encoding DNA recombination protein RmuC — protein MESIILIAMLVVILVLVLFMLFRINANASQAQDVEASRTNLALANQELANKDQQLQALALKLEQLATEVAGLKQSERQLLDNKISLSNENVRLKTENDNLKQAYNNLEHLLADLKEQMIKEFGNIKSQALLELQNKASETLGAIGKTNVVEPLSEKLRELDSRIIELRKETHDISNKSNSLSEQANNLAQALTRDSQKKGEFGEMILANILEFAGLKERVSYIEQVHLSNKDISAKNLRADCLINLPDNRGLIIDSKNIVGEYYNAITSGEDREKLIRNSVLTTIKLFASKDYISEMERVSGRNLFDYMIMFIPNEGLFNLIVAMDSKEDERGLLWFAYSQKVIIAGPSTILALLAIIDRMWQSHEVEEKAAEIVKVALQMSDQLRLTLERLTTLGNSINKTAENYNQVVTSFANGSNSSMVGKFIQLSNYKRELDKSQPILSGSITRSLPDVEFDKIN, from the coding sequence ATGGAATCGATCATATTAATAGCAATGTTAGTAGTTATTTTAGTTCTTGTACTATTTATGCTATTTCGGATTAATGCAAATGCTAGTCAGGCTCAAGATGTCGAAGCCTCCAGAACCAATCTAGCATTAGCAAATCAGGAGCTAGCTAATAAAGATCAGCAATTACAAGCCTTGGCTTTAAAGCTAGAACAATTAGCAACTGAAGTAGCAGGATTAAAGCAATCAGAACGGCAGTTATTGGATAATAAAATCAGCCTAAGTAATGAAAATGTACGCTTAAAAACTGAGAATGACAATTTAAAGCAGGCGTATAATAACCTTGAACATTTACTTGCTGATCTAAAAGAGCAGATGATAAAAGAGTTTGGCAATATTAAATCTCAGGCATTACTGGAATTACAAAATAAGGCTAGCGAAACTCTCGGTGCTATTGGCAAGACTAATGTTGTTGAGCCATTAAGTGAGAAACTGAGGGAATTAGATAGCCGAATAATTGAATTAAGAAAAGAAACTCATGATATTAGTAATAAATCAAATAGTCTAAGTGAACAGGCTAATAATTTGGCTCAAGCACTAACTCGCGATAGTCAAAAAAAAGGTGAGTTTGGTGAAATGATTTTGGCGAATATCCTTGAATTTGCTGGACTTAAAGAAAGAGTTAGCTATATTGAACAAGTTCATCTTAGTAATAAAGATATAAGCGCTAAGAATTTGCGTGCTGATTGTCTGATAAATCTACCTGATAATCGAGGGCTTATTATTGATAGTAAAAATATCGTTGGCGAATACTATAATGCAATAACTTCTGGTGAAGATAGAGAAAAGCTAATCCGAAACTCTGTCTTAACTACAATCAAACTTTTTGCCAGTAAGGATTATATATCCGAGATGGAGCGGGTGAGTGGACGAAACTTATTTGATTATATGATTATGTTTATTCCGAATGAAGGGTTATTTAATCTGATTGTAGCAATGGATTCAAAAGAGGATGAACGAGGATTATTATGGTTTGCCTATAGTCAGAAGGTGATAATTGCCGGACCATCAACTATTTTGGCTCTTTTGGCTATTATTGATCGGATGTGGCAAAGTCATGAGGTAGAAGAAAAAGCGGCTGAAATAGTAAAAGTTGCATTACAAATGAGCGATCAATTACGCTTAACTCTCGAGCGACTTACTACTTTAGGTAACAGTATCAATAAGACTGCTGAAAACTATAATCAAGTTGTGACTAGCTTTGCTAATGGTAGTAATAGTAGTATGGTTGGTAAATTTATTCAGCTTAGCAATTATAAACGGGAGTTAGATAAAAGTCAGCCGATTTTATCTGGATCTATTACGCGAAGCCTTCCAGATGTCGAGTTTGATAAAATTAACTAA